In Hyperolius riggenbachi isolate aHypRig1 chromosome 1, aHypRig1.pri, whole genome shotgun sequence, the genomic window GACAGTGCGGCTACCGGGCTCCTTGGATTTGTCCAGCCCTACCTTTTATCTCTGAGATGTGATCATAAATCTGACTACTTTGCCTGAGGGCTTACCTGCCACTTTACACAGCACTAGGGATGAGCAATGATAATGTTGATAGTTCTGAGCTGTTGcacattaagggctggtgcacaccgagcggctttttgggcgttttcagatccgcttgcggctgcggatctgctttgtcaatgtatctcaatggggtggtgcacaccagagcggcaggcgttttgcagaaacgaaaaatgcctgggtgaggcattttttggatttcggatgcgtttctgcctccaatgttaagtataggaaaaacgcaaaacgcctgtAAAACCGCTTGATCAAGCGGATTTTGATGCGGATGCGGATGCGTTTTTTCCAAGAATGCgcacttccaggtcaaagtgtgcttcctgtgtggcagatttgCATGAGGGATTTTAGACTGCGCAGGAGGAAGATGGCAGCAAAGTGGTTTACCACAGAAAACCTGATAATTAAGATTGAAAACAGCCCAGAACTTTATGACAAGTCTTTGCCTGGATATAAAGATCACCAAAGGGCTCATGAAATCTGGAGCAACATTGCAAAAGATTTTCTTGGAGAAAAATGGAATACTTTGAGCCAAAAGGGCAAGGATTCTAAGAGTAAGTATATGTGTACAGAATTGttgtattttattgatttcatgCAGAACTTTGCAGACAATATATCATCACCCCTCCACTAAATGAGTAATTAAACAATTAGAAATTTCATTATCACAGGTCTCTGGCAAAGCTGTTCTCTCTATAGCCATCTCTCCTTATAAACAgcaggtacatgtgtgtgtatgtactcacaTGTATTATTAGGGCGCTATTTGCCACTTTAGAGTGTCATGAATGATATAGACATACAACACGGTTTCAAGAATGTTTATTTGCACAATAATACTGATCTCGTCATGTAAGTAAATAGCAGCCTGCAGGTTTTTTAGTTCTTACAGTTATGGCACAAAATAATCAGCTAATTTGTCTCTGTTGTGAATGGCAGAAATGGGACCACGTAAAGTAGCTGGTGGTAAAGTGACAAGAGCACTGTTTGAAAgatccccctcttcctcctctatgGTCATGCTATCTAGTGTTCtcacataattatgcaaaatacaTGTTGCCTTCACCACTATTATAGCATACTTTGGTTGCATTTTTATAGCAGTGTGATAAATGCGCCATTTGTTTGCCAGAATTCCAAATGCACATTCTACTACTTGTCTGGCTTTGGTCAGGCGGTTATTAAAGACTACTTTCTTATGAGTCATATCTCTCTTTGCATACGGTCTCATAACATGCTCAGACAGTGCAAAGGCCTCATCAGCCACAAACACACAGGGGTAAGGTGGTTCTACAGTGTCAGGCCAGGGGCGTGGTGGTGGTAAAGTCATCTGGCCTGTGCGAAGCTTCACGCCAAATCGACTGTGCTGGAAGACTGAGGAATCATGGGAACTTCCGTAAGCCCCAACATCCACATAGATAAATTTCAAATTAGGATCCACAACAGCCATGAGCACTAGTGAAAagaattttttataattgtaatagaGACTGCCAGTGAATGCAGGCATAACCAGTCTGACATGTTTCCCATCCACTGCTCCAAGGCAGTTAGGGAAATCATGTTTCTCCCAAAAAAGCTGCATGTTAGCCTCCCACATAGGTACGTCAGGAGTTGGCATAAATTCCGGTTGAAGTACTTTCCAGATCAATTTGCAGGTGTCCAAAACTAAGTATCGGATTGTACTTCTTCCCATGAGGAATTGGTAGTGAAGTGCTGCATATGAATGccctgttgccagaaatctgcaaaagaaaagaaataacatgtatgtttatttttattcctaGTTGCCCTCCTGCGGACAAGATGGAAGTCGGTCAGAGACAGTTACAAAAAGGAGATTGAAAAGCAATACCATGAATCCAAAAGTGGGTCTGGAAGTTCGCAGCGAACAAAATATAAATATTGTGGCATATTAGAATTTCTAAGAAAACATCATGAACCGGCTGAGTAAGTATGGCGTAAATGTTAACCTATTGCAATGTTTGTCAACTTCGCCAATAGAACAGTGAAGGAAGGAGTAGGCCCACAATGCAATTCAGTAGTGTGGAACGAATAATCTGCCATCACTCTACCAAATATATTGGGGGACGTAGCTTAATGTAAGGATGGCATAGGTCCAGTTTAAAATGATTACATGACAGGAATGTGGACTGTTCGTTACCCAACataacagttgcctgacagtgctggttatatgtttggctgcagtagtgtctgcatcacacatctGTAACACACATATACCAAAATCAGTGCTAGTTTACTCAGGCCAGTTTTGCTctatgcttgctcaggggctgtgcctaaaagctatgtacacaaataatgggaaaaatagacaggctactgctattgttttgcaatgaaaGATGCATCGCATTGTGCCCATATATTTGCTGTGACATCCATGGACACTAT contains:
- the LOC137503947 gene encoding uncharacterized protein gives rise to the protein MFLQQTTVDLKISMLFFPSFDGLLAKLKDALRRQDTNFRLAITPTERLLITLRFLATGHSYAALHYQFLMGRSTIRYLVLDTCKLIWKVLQPEFMPTPDVPMWEANMQLFWEKHDFPNCLGAVDGKHVRLVMPAFTGSLYYNYKKFFSLVLMAVVDPNLKFIYVDVGAYGSSHDSSVFQHSRFGVKLRTGQMTLPPPRPWPDTVEPPYPCVFVADEAFALSEHVMRPYAKRDMTHKKVVFNNRLTKARQVVECAFGILANKWRIYHTAIKMQPKYAIIVVKATCILHNYVRTLDSMTIEEEEGDLSNSALVTLPPATLRGPISAIHNRDKLADYFVP